The bacterium nucleotide sequence GCCAGTATTGTAGCCCAGGTTCCATCTTATCCCATTGTATCGCCTGAACAGTATCGTTCGTCCTTCACGATTCAGGTAGGCTTCCACAAGTGTATTGTCCTCACTGAGAGGAATCGTGATACCAATCACGCGGAGACAGTCGAAAGACCTCTCGCCAATCATAACTTGGAATATCCCCGCAGGCTCGATAATCTCACCGGCATCCGCTTCGGCACTCAAAGTGTAAGATCTGTCCTGCTGCTGCGTAAGCCGTCCGGTCTGTCGAATTTGCCGGGGACCGTCACCCCAGTCTTTGTCAAATCCCTCGTCAAGCATTGTCCTAAGCTCTCGAATGTCTTTTCTAAATAGCGATAGAGTCGCGAGGTACTGGACTCGGTCCTCTGTCAGACGTGCAAAGAACATCCATGGAAACACCCTCACTGGATCTTCTCCGTAATCGTAAACCATCGCTGCTACTTCCACGCAATCAATTCCGTGCACTTTGGCCGGACGAAGTGCCTTCATCTCGGTGTAATCGTGCATCCGCAAATCAGGTTCATATTGTGCCCACAAGACGTGATCGCCTACCTCGGGAATGGCGAACCACCAGTGCATTTCCTTGAAATCCACCTCAAAGGGCGATGTATTGGTGGGAGCTATTTCGATATGCGGCTGCTGCAGCGGGAATGGTGTTTGGGTTCTTACCTTCATATCTTCCATTACAGTCCTCCATTTTCTTCAGCTTCATCGAGAAATGATCGCAGATGATGTCGTGCTGAGTGAAGCTGGTACTTAACTGTGCCGACAGGTGCCTGAATCTGCCGGCAGATCTCTTTGATTGTGAAACCATGCAAATAGAACAGTTCGACGATTTTCTGCTCCGCCAGTGGCAAGTTGTCCATGGCTTCCAACAAGTCCAGAGCTGCTTCTGCAGGCACTGCCGTTCGGCCATATCTGTTCACGTAATATTCAAGCTCTTCTTGTTTGGTAGGGTTTATCCTCCGCTGGGCCGATCTGTGATAGTCACGGCAGAGATTTCTTGCTATCTGCAGAAGCCACGCCTGCACTTTCTCTGGATTGTTCATACTGCCGATTTTTAGCCAGCTCTGCAGCAGAGTCTCCTGCAGCAGGTCTTCGGCCTCGTCAGCATCCGAAACCAGACGTCGGATCAAGGCAGCAAGAGAGCCTTTATAAGCGTTTATCAACTCTATGAATACAGCGGAATCACCACCGGCACTCCGCCGCACCAGATCGGCGTCAGCCAGTTGGTCCATTCTACGTTCCTCCACATAAGAAGACGTGCTAGGTAGGGAAAAAATTGATGCACCAGAAACATTTGTCGAAGCCTCTGAGCACACCCAGTCCATCGTGCATTCACAACTCTCAAACAACAATTTGCTGAAATATCATGTCCGTTTCACAACATTTTGCCCTGGAAGATTAGGTAATTGCAAAATGTTGTGCTTCTGACTCGAAACAGACCGGGCTTTTGTGGTATTATAGGTGACTAGGGACATGTAATTAACCGAGTCCAAAAAACGGAAGGCGACCGAAGATAAATGGCAATCTTCTCCAGAGTATTCAGCAGGTTTTCAAGAGCAATAGGTATTGATTTGGGTACAGCTAATACGCTTGTGCATGTTCGCGGGCGAGGGATTCTGTTGCGTGAGCCGAGCGTTATCGCGCTTGACAGCCAGTCCAAAAAGGTACTTGCAGTCGGTGAAGAAGCTAAGAGGATGCTTGGACGCACCCCAGGCAGTATTGTTGCCATTCGCCCCTTAAAGGATGGAGTGATCGCCGATTTTGATCAGACTGAGGCCATGCTCAGGGGCTTTATAAGAAAGGTGAACAGGCACAACGGCATATTTGGTCCTCGGGTAGTTGTCGGCATACCTTCCGGTGTCACCGAAGTTGAATGGCGAGCCGTTAAGGAAGCTGCGATGAAAGCAGGCGCTTCGGAGGCATACACGCTTGAAGAGCCTTTTGCTGCAGCGATTGGAGCTGGACTACCTGTGAGCGAGCCCACCGGCAGTATGATCGTCGATATCGGTGGGGGAACGAGTGAGGTTGCTGTTATCTCACTAGGAGGAATTGTTACCAGCCGTTCGATCAGAGTTGCTGGTGATGAAATCGATGAAGCCATTGTGGCGTATGTTCGCCGTGTATTTAACCTTCTTATTGGAGATCGCACTGCCGAAGAAGTAAAGCTGGATATCGGATCTGCATATGCTCTGGAAGAAGAACTGACGATGGAAGTGCGTGGTAGAGACCTTATCTCGGGTCTTCCGAGAAGCGCTGTCATATCGAGCCAGGAAATTCGTGAAGCAATCCATGATCCCGTAATGGAGATTGTCGAGGCTGTGAAGTTGACCCTGGAATCAACACCTCCAGAATTGGCTGCGGATGTGATGGAGAGAGGAATTGTGCTTGCGGGCGGCGGCGCATTGCTTCGTGGTCTGGATGAGTTGATAAATGTTGAAACGGGTATGCCTGTGCATATCGCGCCGGATCCCTTAAGCTGTGTGGTGTTGGGTACGGCAAAAGCGCTGGAGGAATCCGAAAGCAACACTGCACTAAAGAAAGTGCTGCTTGGTTCCACGAGACAGGTTCAGTCCATAAACTAAATGTTCAATTATCTTCGCAACAAGACGGTTATCAATCTTGTAGTCTTAACGGTTCTGGGCATTGGCATAGGAATGATGCATAACCATGGACTTGCGACGGGCAATACGCTGTACATGCAGGATGCTGTTAGATCAACGCTTGCTCCTGCTAATATGGCAGCCCATGTTTTATTGTGTCTCGGAAGAGTATCGATTCTAAGTGTCAGACCTCGATCTGTAATTCTCAAGGAGAACAAACAACTACGTGAGAGAGTAAGGCGCCTGACCTTGGAGAACGCTGCTCTGCATGAGACGGCTGAGGAAAACACAAGGCTGAAAGCAGCATTGGGGCTTAGAGAGTTTTCTAAGCTCGCAATGGTTGCAGCGGATGTGGTTTCACGCAATGAAAGTAACTGGTTTGACACCGCTACAATAAATGTGGGCACGCACTCGGGTATACGTCAAGGGTCGGCGGTAGTCAATCACCTTGGTATAATCGGGCAAATATCCGAAGCCAATCCGTTTACCTCACAAATTGTTGCCCTTACAGATTCAAATAGTGCAATCGGTGCAATGATTCAACGTTCAAGAACAACTGGTATGCTTTATGGACAGGGCACGGATTACCTTGTCTTAGCGTATCTGCCAAAAGATGCTGATGTAAAGGTCAAGGATGTGGTGATTTCATCGGGCATGGGTGGTGTGGTCCCAAAAGGACTTGTTGTTGGACGAGTGGTCAAGGTAGTTAGAAACTCTACGGCGGGTACAACCTCTGCACTTATAAAGCCAAGTGTGCGCTTTGATGAAATAGAACAAGTTTTCGTAGTTAAACCTGGACAGATATCTACACCATGAAGAGATATTTCTGGGCAATTATAATGCTCATAATTGCGTCTGCCATACAGGGCAATTTGCCTGGATGGATGACCGTATTTGGTGCTAAACCCGATCTCGTCCTAATAGTGCTTATTATCTATGCTCTATCTGCCGATCCTGATTTTGGGGCGGTGCTCGGTTTCATCGCAGGGCTTATTCAGGGGTCAGTTGTTGGCTTAAGCCTTGGGAGTTTTATTGTCACTCGCACAATCACAGGTTTCCTAGCTGGCATTGTTCACACGCGGCTTTTCAGTGAAAACCCAATAGTGCCCATGCTTTCTGCAGTCTGGCTCACACTCGTGTGTGAGGGTATGTTTCTTTTAGCAAACCCAAAGCCCAGCTTTCCCAACACCATTCGTACACTGCTTGGCGAGTGCATCCTAAATGCAATTTTTGCATTTTTGCTGTATGTATTCCTCAGACACCTTGATACTCGCCGCAAAATTAGGCTTGCCAACGCAAGACTCTAGGGGAAATCAAATTCTGAATTCCGATACCGGATTCGATTACTCTCATCTCCAATAACTACGTCATCGACTTCCAACCCACAACTCATAACTCACAGCCTCCCTAATTTGCTGGCACATAAATTGCTATCAGATGCGCCAGTAAGAAAGGGGGGACTCCATTGGCATCAGAGTTCTTTTCAGATATTGCGTCGACTGTGCTTTCAAAGTCACTTGATGCATCGGCATCTCGGCAGAAGTCAATAGCGAATAACATCGCAAATGTCGAGACACCAGGCTATAAGCGCAGCTATGTGGATTTTGAGACCGCATTAAAGAGGATCATGGATCTAAAAGGTGGTCATGACAAGAGACAGAGCCTGCGTGAACTTGAACCGGTCCGCCGCACAGATGTTGTGAGTCCCGCAAAACCTGACGGTAATAATGTCAACATTGATGCAGAAATTGCCGATCTTGCAAAAACTCAAGGCACTTACAAAGCCGCAACCACATTACTTGAAGCAAAGATTGCGCTTCTTCGTACCGCAATTAAGGAGGGCAAGTAAGATATGGGACATAATTCCGCATTCGATATAAGTGCATCGGGCATATTTGCCCAGCGCGTGCGCATGGATGCCATTGCAAACAATATCGCCAATGCAGACTCAACACGGACAGAGGATGGTGGACCATATCGCAGGCAGACGGTCACATTCAAGGCTGTTTATGATGATGCTGTGGGCAACCGGACGGTTCCTGCGGGTGTGAAAGTCGACAGCATTCAGGAAAGCCCAACCGACTATCGTACAGTATATGACCCGGGCCATCCAGATGCTGATGCCAACGGTTATGTGCGCATGCCGAATGTAAATGTAGTGGAAGAGATGGTTGATATGATATCCGCCACACGGGCATATGAGGCTAACGTGACGGCTCTCAATGCAGCAAAGCAGATGACATCATCGGCTATAGATATAGGAAAGGCCTAAGGTAATATAAATGAGAATCTCACCTGTCAGTCTTCCAGGCTCAATCAGTTCAATTGCCAATGTAACTTCCTCAAAGGCAAATTCGTCAGTGGGTGGTTTCGGTAATGACAGTTTTGATAAGGCACTAAATGTCAGTATCAGTGAACTCGACGATACTCAGGACAAGAACGACGTCTCAGTGTCAGAACTTGTCAAGAAAGGCATCAAAGAAGTCAACAGTCTTCAGAGTCAGGCGGATGATATGGCTGTCAAGTTGGCGTCTGGTGACATCGAAAACGTGCACGAAGCGATGATTGCGATGCAAAAAGCTAAGTTGGCCTTTGAGTTTACAGTGCAGGTGAGAAACAAGATTATAGATGCATACCAAGAGATTATGAGAATGCAAGTCTAGCAATTTGATATTGAGTATTTTGTATTGAGTATTTTGTAGTTGGGGTTCAACCGACAAATAATCAATACCAAATTGCAAATACTAAATCAGTTGGTGGTTTTATGGATCAAATCACAAAATCCGGACCTATCGCGGCTTTAATCAAACTTTGGAACGAACTGACTGCAACACAGCGTGTTGTTGTAACAGCTTTTGGAGTGCTTGCGGCTGCCCTTATGCTGTTTGTCGGCATTGCCGCCACCAAGCCCAGAATGTCGGTGCTCTTTTCCGGTCTTGCCCAAGAAGACGCGGGCGCAATAGTTCAGAAGTTGGGTGAGCAAAAGGTGACATACAAGCTGTCTGCTGACGGCACGACAATCGAAGTGCCTGAGAATAAGGTCTACGACTTGCGTCTCCAACTGGCGACCCAGGGGCTTCCTCAAGGCGGCAACGTCGGCTTTGAGCTTTTTGATAAGTCGAATTTCGGCATGACCGAGTTTACCGAGAAGGTGACTTATCAGAGAGCCGTGACGGGAACACTTACGCGTACTTTGTGTCATCTCGCGCCGGTTATCGATGCCAAAGTGCTGCTGAGCATGCCTGAGCAAAAAATATACTCGTCTGAACAGGAACCGGCCAAGGCTTCTGTAGTGCTCAAACTACGCAGAGGAATGCCGCTGAGTGATGAGCAGGTTGGGGGAGTCGTGCATCTGGTTTCGTCCGCTGTCGAGGGGTTGACTCCGACGAATGTCACGGTTCTCGATACGGATGGCAATGTGCTGTCCGAGGGCGACGGTGCAGGAGGCAGCAGTCTTATGACGGCCAGCCAGACAAAAATGAAACGCCAGTATGAATCGGAATTGTCTCAAAACTTGCAGAGCATGCTGGCGAAGATAGTAGGTGCGGACAAAGCGGTTGTCAGGGTGAGCGCAGACATGAGTTTTGACCAGACTCAGACAAAGTCCGAGGAGTACCAGCCTACAAGTCCTGTGCAGGGAGCAAATGGTGAGGCAAAGGGTGTGCTTTTGTCTGAGGATAAGTCCAGTGAGATATATGCGGGTGGTGCTTTACCTCCGGGCGGTGTGCCCATAGCAAATTCTCCAGGCTCAGCTAAGGACAGCTATCAGCGCACACAGTCAACTTCCCAATATCAGGTAACAAAGCGGATTCAAGAAACAGTGAATGCACCCGGGAAGCTGCAGCGGCTTTCCGTTGCAGTGCTTGTTGACGATAAGGTGGAGCCTGTCAAGTTGGAGGCTATCAGGGAAGCAGTAATAGCTGCTTCCGGCATCGATTCAAAGCGTGGAGACCAGGTAACAGTTCAAAGAGTCGGTTTCGACACAGCTTCATCAAAAGCGGTCGAGGTAGAGATGGCCAAAGAATCACGAGCCGAGCTGGTTCAGACAATTGTTAAGAATGCGGGTGCGGCTCTGCTCTTGATAGTATTCCTGGTGTTCTTGAAAATAATAATCAAGCAGATAAAGGTTACTGTACCTGCGGAGGAGGTGCCGGTCGAACCTGAGCAAGAGAATGGTGTTGATGTCAGCAGTCCCATGCCAAATCCAGCAGACTTACTTGAATCGGCGGGCAATCAAGCTTTTGCACAGACTCCACCGCTAGAGCAGCCGACAACTGGATTCAGTACGGCTCAGCCGCAGAAAAATACTTTGCCGCCGGAGATAACGCAATCAAGCCCGGAGGACTTGGCCAGACTAGTCAGAAACTGGATGGCAGAGGGCTAAACGGAGAATATAATGGCGCTACAAACGCAAAATATAACTGGCATAGATAAAGCTTCCGTGTTGTTGATGTCGCTTGGAGCATCAAAATCGGCTAAGGTGTTCGAGCATCTGGACCCATCCGAGCGAGAATTGCTTGGTGCGCATATAGCCGGACTTAGGCATGTTGATGATGTTGTCCGGCAGGCAGTCCTGGACGAAGTCGGTTGCTACATAAAGGGTGAAAACCCGACTGGAAATAGCGATTACGCTCAAGGCTCAGATGAGCCGTTGAAATGGCTGGAGAAACTCGACCCCGGTGATGTTGCTGAATTGTTGGGATCAGAAAGGCCACAAAATGTGGCGCTTGTGTTGGCGCATCTGGCTCCTCAGGCTGCGGCATCCGTGCTATCGCATCTTGGCGATAATCTGAGAAACCAGACAACCAGCCGGTTAATAGATATGAGGACACCATCCCGTGAGGTTGTTGAGGCAGTCGATAAGGTCATACGACAGCGATTTGCCGGTTTTCCGAATCGTTCGCAAAGTGCAAAACGCGAGACTTTGATTGGTATTTTAGGCAATGCAAAAGAGCGCGTGAAAGAGTCGATTGTGGGCGTACTATCCAGGTCTGAACCGCAGGTATTGTTTGAGGATGATGACGATATCACATCGCCAGAAGAACTCGTCAATTTTACTGACCCGGAGATACGCAAATTCTTATTGGAGATAGACAGGGAAGATTTGTTTCTTGCTCTTAGGGTTGCGAGTGATGATTTGAAATCGGTGATTGTAAGAAATGCGCCGGAGGAACTGACCTTGACAATACACCGTGAACTTCTTTCTCCGCTTCAGGCACGCTTGAAAGAGATCGAGTTTGCGCAGGAGCGCTTTGTCAGCGTAATGCGGCGGATAAAGAATGAATCCGGTTCATACATGCCGGCTTCATCTCTGGAGGTTCCTGTTGACTAGTGTGATCAAGCATGACAAAAGCTCATTTCTGATTGCAGGGCCATTACATCTGCAGTCTTTGGATATTCCTGAGCCAGAGCCAGAGATGGAAGAGGAAATAGATCCTGTTGCAGAAGCAGTGAAGCAAGCCGATGCAATAGTATGCCGGGCGAAAGCCGAGTCAGATTCTATCAGCCAAGAGGCGCGTCTGCAAGGCTATAATACGGGCTTGCAAGAAGGCAACGAGCAATTTCAGAACCTGATCGAACGGTTGGAAGTGGACATACAGTTGCTAACTGAAGACAGACAAGCTGTGCTGGATACCATTGAGCCTGAAATGCTAAAGCTATGTACCGAAGCTGTCGAGAAGATAATTAGGCATGAAGTCAAAACTGATCCTAAGGTCGTGCATCGTGTAATCAAATCTTGCCTGCGGAAAATCAGAGACACATCTGATGTTCGGATGCGAGTCAACCCATCCGAACTCGATAATGTGAAGGCAATGCGGGATGAACTAATGAGTATGGCTGACGGGATGAGTTCGATAAGCATTGTTGATGACCGGCGAATTTCACCAGGTGGTTGTGTCATAGAGACTCCATCGGGTGATTTTGATGCCACGATCGAAAACCAGATGAATCGTATCAAAAAGAAGTTGGGAGACACATACGAGAATGACCGTGGCGAATGTCCCGGAC carries:
- a CDS encoding RNA polymerase sigma factor, whose translation is MDQLADADLVRRSAGGDSAVFIELINAYKGSLAALIRRLVSDADEAEDLLQETLLQSWLKIGSMNNPEKVQAWLLQIARNLCRDYHRSAQRRINPTKQEELEYYVNRYGRTAVPAEAALDLLEAMDNLPLAEQKIVELFYLHGFTIKEICRQIQAPVGTVKYQLHSARHHLRSFLDEAEENGGL
- a CDS encoding rod shape-determining protein; the protein is MAIFSRVFSRFSRAIGIDLGTANTLVHVRGRGILLREPSVIALDSQSKKVLAVGEEAKRMLGRTPGSIVAIRPLKDGVIADFDQTEAMLRGFIRKVNRHNGIFGPRVVVGIPSGVTEVEWRAVKEAAMKAGASEAYTLEEPFAAAIGAGLPVSEPTGSMIVDIGGGTSEVAVISLGGIVTSRSIRVAGDEIDEAIVAYVRRVFNLLIGDRTAEEVKLDIGSAYALEEELTMEVRGRDLISGLPRSAVISSQEIREAIHDPVMEIVEAVKLTLESTPPELAADVMERGIVLAGGGALLRGLDELINVETGMPVHIAPDPLSCVVLGTAKALEESESNTALKKVLLGSTRQVQSIN
- the mreC gene encoding rod shape-determining protein MreC, which produces MFNYLRNKTVINLVVLTVLGIGIGMMHNHGLATGNTLYMQDAVRSTLAPANMAAHVLLCLGRVSILSVRPRSVILKENKQLRERVRRLTLENAALHETAEENTRLKAALGLREFSKLAMVAADVVSRNESNWFDTATINVGTHSGIRQGSAVVNHLGIIGQISEANPFTSQIVALTDSNSAIGAMIQRSRTTGMLYGQGTDYLVLAYLPKDADVKVKDVVISSGMGGVVPKGLVVGRVVKVVRNSTAGTTSALIKPSVRFDEIEQVFVVKPGQISTP
- the mreD gene encoding rod shape-determining protein MreD translates to MKRYFWAIIMLIIASAIQGNLPGWMTVFGAKPDLVLIVLIIYALSADPDFGAVLGFIAGLIQGSVVGLSLGSFIVTRTITGFLAGIVHTRLFSENPIVPMLSAVWLTLVCEGMFLLANPKPSFPNTIRTLLGECILNAIFAFLLYVFLRHLDTRRKIRLANARL
- the flgB gene encoding flagellar basal body rod protein FlgB, which produces MLSKSLDASASRQKSIANNIANVETPGYKRSYVDFETALKRIMDLKGGHDKRQSLRELEPVRRTDVVSPAKPDGNNVNIDAEIADLAKTQGTYKAATTLLEAKIALLRTAIKEGK
- the flgC gene encoding flagellar basal body rod protein FlgC, yielding MGHNSAFDISASGIFAQRVRMDAIANNIANADSTRTEDGGPYRRQTVTFKAVYDDAVGNRTVPAGVKVDSIQESPTDYRTVYDPGHPDADANGYVRMPNVNVVEEMVDMISATRAYEANVTALNAAKQMTSSAIDIGKA
- the fliE gene encoding flagellar hook-basal body complex protein FliE; translation: MRISPVSLPGSISSIANVTSSKANSSVGGFGNDSFDKALNVSISELDDTQDKNDVSVSELVKKGIKEVNSLQSQADDMAVKLASGDIENVHEAMIAMQKAKLAFEFTVQVRNKIIDAYQEIMRMQV
- the fliF gene encoding flagellar M-ring protein FliF, with amino-acid sequence MDQITKSGPIAALIKLWNELTATQRVVVTAFGVLAAALMLFVGIAATKPRMSVLFSGLAQEDAGAIVQKLGEQKVTYKLSADGTTIEVPENKVYDLRLQLATQGLPQGGNVGFELFDKSNFGMTEFTEKVTYQRAVTGTLTRTLCHLAPVIDAKVLLSMPEQKIYSSEQEPAKASVVLKLRRGMPLSDEQVGGVVHLVSSAVEGLTPTNVTVLDTDGNVLSEGDGAGGSSLMTASQTKMKRQYESELSQNLQSMLAKIVGADKAVVRVSADMSFDQTQTKSEEYQPTSPVQGANGEAKGVLLSEDKSSEIYAGGALPPGGVPIANSPGSAKDSYQRTQSTSQYQVTKRIQETVNAPGKLQRLSVAVLVDDKVEPVKLEAIREAVIAASGIDSKRGDQVTVQRVGFDTASSKAVEVEMAKESRAELVQTIVKNAGAALLLIVFLVFLKIIIKQIKVTVPAEEVPVEPEQENGVDVSSPMPNPADLLESAGNQAFAQTPPLEQPTTGFSTAQPQKNTLPPEITQSSPEDLARLVRNWMAEG